One window of the Halobacillus litoralis genome contains the following:
- a CDS encoding STAS domain-containing protein gives MHVDMKEKELIVIGKKIEERKYKISDAMKIEGEDTQSGQIRIELIQLFSDGLQHGVETTLANITDWAEKIGNLAIEHGAQLDETLKGTAVIRSFLWEELEQIIKEDDRFNLDTVFRVTRTIDPLLDQAIYAYSTSFVQAHKASMDEAQQEFLKLSAPVVPLMEGVAVLPIIGSVNDERAYYLMDTTLDEATRRQLNYLLIDLSGVTVIDTMVANSIGNIISSLELVGVTAILAGIRPEVAQTMVTLGIDFSDIKTYNSLQQALSVHVFTK, from the coding sequence GTGCATGTTGATATGAAAGAAAAAGAATTGATAGTAATAGGGAAGAAAATCGAGGAAAGAAAATATAAGATTTCTGATGCTATGAAGATAGAAGGAGAAGACACACAAAGCGGACAAATCCGGATTGAACTGATTCAGCTTTTTTCTGACGGCTTGCAACATGGAGTCGAAACGACATTAGCCAATATCACAGATTGGGCCGAAAAAATTGGGAACCTGGCTATAGAGCATGGGGCTCAATTAGATGAAACCTTGAAAGGGACAGCCGTCATCCGATCTTTTTTATGGGAGGAACTTGAGCAAATCATCAAGGAGGATGACCGCTTCAACTTGGATACTGTATTCCGTGTCACACGGACCATCGATCCCCTTCTCGATCAGGCGATCTACGCGTATAGTACCTCGTTTGTTCAAGCACATAAGGCTTCTATGGATGAAGCTCAACAGGAATTCCTGAAATTATCCGCTCCCGTGGTACCGCTCATGGAGGGCGTGGCCGTTCTGCCGATAATAGGGAGCGTTAATGATGAGAGAGCCTATTATCTGATGGACACGACTTTGGATGAAGCGACACGTCGACAACTGAATTATCTGCTCATCGACCTTTCCGGTGTGACAGTGATCGATACGATGGTAGCTAATAGTATCGGCAATATCATCAGTTCTTTGGAATTGGTCGGGGTGACTGCCATCTTAGCAGGCATCCGACCTGAAGTGGCCCAGACTATGGTCACATTAGGAATCGACTTTTCTGACATCAAGACTTACAATTCTTTGCAGCAGGCACTCTCTGTGCATGTATTTACCAAGTAG
- a CDS encoding glycerophosphodiester phosphodiesterase family protein yields the protein MTGIIAFVLILFMYLNNTSLFAKNEGKDPTLLAHRGMAQTFPMEGIKSNTCTAERIHEPEHSYLENTIPSMEAAFEAGADIVEFDVQPTKDGQFAIFHDWTLDCRTDGSGVTREHTMEELKQLDIGYGYTADNGKTFPFRGEGVGLMPSLEEVLRTFPDEEFLIHIKSDDPAEGKRLAKKLAALPKKRLELLSVYGGDQPIKQLQTLLPNLRVMSIETMKSCLLPYIATGWTGHVPEACHNTQIHLPEGYAKWMWGWPGKFVNRFNDVNTRVILVAGDGQWSEGFDRKEDVKRIDQSYHGGIWTNRIDKITPIFE from the coding sequence ATGACCGGTATCATCGCTTTTGTACTTATCTTATTCATGTATTTGAACAATACATCCCTTTTTGCGAAAAATGAAGGAAAAGATCCAACCTTGCTGGCCCACCGGGGCATGGCGCAGACATTTCCGATGGAAGGTATAAAGAGCAACACCTGTACAGCGGAAAGAATTCATGAACCTGAGCATTCTTACCTGGAAAACACCATTCCATCGATGGAAGCTGCATTTGAGGCGGGGGCAGATATTGTCGAGTTTGATGTTCAGCCAACGAAAGATGGGCAGTTCGCCATTTTTCATGATTGGACACTGGATTGCCGGACAGATGGCAGTGGTGTGACACGGGAGCATACGATGGAGGAATTGAAACAACTGGATATCGGATATGGCTATACAGCTGATAATGGAAAAACATTTCCTTTTCGTGGGGAAGGTGTTGGTTTGATGCCTTCACTTGAGGAGGTGTTACGTACTTTTCCTGATGAAGAATTTCTGATTCATATTAAAAGCGATGACCCAGCGGAAGGTAAGAGGCTTGCAAAGAAACTGGCCGCACTTCCAAAGAAGCGGTTAGAGCTTTTATCGGTGTATGGCGGCGATCAACCGATAAAACAATTGCAAACACTATTACCGAATTTGCGTGTGATGTCGATTGAAACAATGAAAAGCTGTTTGCTGCCTTATATTGCGACAGGGTGGACGGGCCATGTTCCAGAAGCATGTCACAATACCCAAATTCATCTTCCTGAAGGGTACGCGAAGTGGATGTGGGGCTGGCCGGGGAAATTCGTGAACCGCTTCAATGATGTGAATACACGAGTGATTTTAGTAGCAGGGGATGGACAGTGGTCAGAAGGCTTCGATCGTAAGGAAGACGTAAAGCGAATCGATCAATCCTATCATGGTGGAATATGGACGAATCGGATTGATAAGATCACACCAATATTTGAGTAA
- a CDS encoding DUF1801 domain-containing protein: MAYEQKTKENDKDVMEFIEQVDHPRKKEDAYKLIDIFTEATGYEAKMWGESIIGFGSYHYKYPTGHEGIAPLVGFSPRKAKISLYFATGDQEREKLLADFGKHKSGKACVYINKVDDIDVDVLKALICQSVTFLRETYPD; encoded by the coding sequence ATGGCTTATGAACAGAAGACGAAAGAAAACGATAAAGATGTCATGGAATTCATTGAACAAGTCGACCATCCAAGAAAAAAGGAAGACGCTTATAAATTAATCGATATCTTCACGGAAGCCACTGGTTATGAAGCGAAAATGTGGGGAGAAAGCATTATTGGTTTCGGTTCCTATCATTACAAATATCCGACAGGTCATGAAGGGATCGCTCCTCTGGTCGGCTTTTCTCCTCGTAAAGCTAAAATCAGTTTATATTTTGCCACAGGTGATCAGGAACGAGAGAAATTATTAGCAGACTTCGGAAAACATAAAAGCGGAAAAGCTTGTGTTTATATTAACAAAGTGGATGATATTGATGTCGATGTACTTAAGGCCTTGATATGCCAATCGGTCACGTTTTTACGAGAAACATATCCAGATTGA
- the ilvA gene encoding threonine ammonia-lyase: protein MDAQEQLKEVVHRTPLETSSTFNGRTGQHVYLKMENQQKTGAFKVRGASYKVACLTDEEASRGVIAASAGNHAQGVALAASKRGITAKIFMPEATPRAKVEATEGYGATVVLTGESFQEAYQEALLEQKRMGATFLHPFDDYDVMAGQATVVVEMLQQQPELDTIYVPIGGGGLISGVAFAAKQLKPDIKVIGVQSAKAPSTYNALYKKGPEKLTSVSTIADGIAVKEKGKLTYSCIQKYVDQVITVEEHEIAKAMLLLLEREKTLVEGAGATALAGLLSKCGTLKSEHCGVILSGGNMDLSRLPLVRRLANPKKMVIA, encoded by the coding sequence ATGGATGCACAGGAACAACTGAAAGAGGTGGTGCACCGCACACCGCTTGAAACATCATCAACCTTCAACGGAAGGACCGGACAGCACGTTTATTTGAAAATGGAAAACCAGCAGAAAACAGGTGCCTTCAAGGTGCGGGGGGCTTCCTATAAAGTTGCCTGCCTGACCGATGAGGAAGCATCACGGGGCGTCATCGCTGCCTCAGCTGGTAACCATGCACAAGGTGTGGCCCTGGCCGCGTCCAAACGTGGGATTACAGCAAAAATCTTCATGCCGGAGGCGACCCCACGGGCTAAAGTAGAAGCTACGGAAGGGTATGGTGCCACTGTCGTATTGACAGGAGAATCGTTCCAGGAAGCCTATCAAGAAGCTTTGCTCGAGCAAAAGCGGATGGGGGCGACTTTTCTTCATCCGTTCGACGATTATGACGTAATGGCCGGCCAAGCTACTGTCGTCGTTGAAATGCTCCAACAACAGCCCGAATTGGATACAATCTACGTTCCGATCGGGGGAGGTGGCTTGATCAGCGGAGTCGCATTTGCAGCCAAACAGTTGAAGCCGGACATTAAAGTCATCGGAGTTCAATCAGCAAAAGCTCCTTCGACGTACAATGCTTTATACAAAAAAGGCCCTGAAAAACTGACTTCTGTTTCAACGATCGCTGACGGAATCGCCGTGAAGGAAAAAGGGAAACTCACCTATTCGTGCATCCAGAAATACGTGGATCAGGTGATCACTGTGGAAGAACACGAAATTGCCAAGGCGATGCTTTTGTTACTTGAGCGGGAAAAGACGCTTGTCGAAGGTGCTGGAGCTACAGCGCTCGCTGGCCTTCTCAGTAAATGTGGCACGCTCAAAAGTGAACATTGCGGCGTTATTTTGAGCGGTGGCAACATGGATCTATCCCGGTTACCGCTGGTCCGCAGGCTAGCCAACCCAAAAAAGATGGTCATCGCGTAA
- a CDS encoding STAS domain-containing protein — MALTYDYSSHLKQFFEKNSQIFEQTLLSEAVNVKDKIDEILRIGNIDLVTNAHHLVVYIIDGEDEALKKFAEKEGIAWATHSIALSFKLEWVQAIRRTLWDLIEKYYKENNKYEIGDFFRLETEVNNRVDEFLNTFFISYSTYKDSLINAQRELVENLSVPIIPIDSSVCILPLIGSMDTYRTEILKEKVLTEVSASRIETLIMDLSGIASMDSESIVDLLKSIDGIAMMGCRTVITGLRKEIVREMTNAGVNFNQQTETLGTLQQALNEYFVIQ, encoded by the coding sequence ATGGCACTGACTTACGACTACTCAAGTCACCTGAAACAATTTTTCGAGAAAAACAGTCAAATCTTTGAACAAACCCTTTTATCTGAAGCGGTGAATGTCAAAGATAAGATCGATGAAATACTTAGGATAGGGAACATCGACCTTGTTACAAATGCCCACCATTTAGTTGTTTATATTATAGATGGAGAAGATGAGGCACTGAAGAAGTTTGCTGAAAAGGAAGGAATCGCCTGGGCGACCCACTCTATTGCATTATCCTTCAAGTTGGAATGGGTGCAAGCGATCCGGAGAACATTGTGGGATTTAATCGAGAAATATTATAAAGAGAATAATAAGTATGAAATTGGTGATTTCTTCAGGTTAGAAACAGAAGTCAATAATCGTGTTGATGAATTTCTGAATACATTCTTTATCAGCTATTCTACATATAAAGATTCGCTGATCAATGCTCAACGGGAGTTGGTCGAAAATTTATCCGTCCCCATCATACCGATTGACTCTTCTGTCTGTATTCTCCCTCTTATAGGCTCAATGGATACTTACCGTACAGAAATTCTAAAAGAGAAAGTTCTGACTGAAGTGTCGGCATCGCGAATCGAGACATTGATTATGGATTTATCTGGGATCGCATCAATGGATAGCGAGAGTATCGTTGATTTATTGAAGAGTATTGACGGCATCGCCATGATGGGATGCAGAACCGTAATCACAGGTTTGAGGAAAGAAATCGTAAGAGAAATGACGAATGCGGGAGTCAATTTCAATCAGCAGACAGAGACCTTAGGAACTCTGCAGCAGGCTTTAAATGAATATTTCGTCATTCAATAA